The DNA region ACCGCCGCTCGCCCTGTTGAGGTCCGGCCCCGCAGCGAGCCGGATCACGATGTGGGACGGCAGCCAGGTGTGGCTGGTGACGGCGCACCCGCATGTCCGGACGGTGCTGGCCGACCGCCGGTTCACCGCGGTGACCAGCGCCCCCGGCTTCCCGATGATGACGACCACGTCCGTCCTGGTGCGGGACAAGCCGCACACCGCCTCCTTCATCCGTATGGACGATCCGGACCATTCGCGGCTGCGGTCCATGCTCACCCGTGACTTCCTGCACGGCAGAGCGGAGTCGATGCGACCGGTGCTGCGGGAGCACCTGGACGAGATACTGGGCGCGCTGGTGAAGCGCGAGCGCCCGGTGGACCTGGTGCGCGGGCTGACGATCCCGGTCCCGTCGCGGGTCATCGCCCTGCTGTTCGGGGTCTCCGACGAGCAGCGCGAGCTGATCGAGAACCGGGCCGGGATCCTCATCGACCGCGGTTACCGCCCCGAGCAGGTCGCCGCCGCCCGCGACCAGCTGGACGGCCTGCTGCACGACGTGGTCGAGGAGCGCATGCGGATGCCCGAACCGGGCGACGACCTGCTGAGTCGGCTGGTGGTCGATCAGGTGCGCACGGGCAGGCTGACCGTCCAGGAGATGGTCCCGATGTGCCGGCTGCTGCTGGTGGCCGGGCACGGGACGACGACCAGTCAGGCCAGTCTCAGTCTGCTGAGTCTGGTCACCGACCAGGGCCTGGCCGACGCGCTGGCCAAGGCCCCGGAATTGCTGCCCAGGGCGGTCGAGGAGCTGTTGCGCTACCACTCCATCGTGCAGAACGGGCTGGCCCGTGCGGCGCTGGAGGACGTGGAACTGGGCGATGTCACGATCCGGGCCGGTGAGGGCGTGGTCGTGTCGCTGTCCGCGGGCAACCGCGACGACGCGGTCTTCCCGTCCCCCGACAGCCTGGACCCGCACCGGGACGCCCGCCGGCATCTGGCCTTCGGCCACGGCATCCACCAGTGCCTGGGTCAGTGGCTGGCCAAGGTGGAGCTGGAGGAGATGCTGGCCGCCGTGCTGCGCTGGATGCCCGGTGCCCGGCTCGCCGTTCCGTTCGAGGAACTCGACTTCCGGCACGAGGTGTCCAGCTACGGGCTCGGCGCGCTGCCGGTGACCTGGTGAGCACCGGCCGGCTGACCGTGGCCGTGGACACGGACGTCTGCTGCGCGATGGGCCGGTGCGCGGCGACGGAGCCGAAGGTCTTCGGCCAGGCCACGGACAGCGGCACCGTCGTCCTGCTTCTGGCCGAACCTCCGGCCGAACTGCGCGAGTCGGTCCGGCTGTGCGCCGATCTCTGCCCGTGTTCGGCCATCACCGTCACCGAAGATTGACACCACCGGTCGGCAACGGCCTTCGAGGAGTGATGATGATCGATCTGCCCGGTTCCGACGCCTCCGTCCGCCCGAACGCGCAGGCCGTGCTCGACGCGGACGACACCACCCTCGGGCGGCGTACCCACTGGGCGGTGGAACTGCTCACCACCCCCGAGACACCCCGGGACGAGGACCTGTCCGGGAACTTCGTGCCCGCCTTCCTCGCCCGGCATCCACAGGGGTTCGCGGCGACGCTCGAACAGTGGCGCGGCCAGGGCCGCTTCACCGTCACCGACTACCAGCCGGTGGCACACAAGTCGTGGGTGACCCTGGAAGGGCCGACGGGGTCGCGCTCCACGCTGTCGCTGACGCTCGACTCCACCGGCCTGATCCGGGTGCTGCACCTGGGCCCGGAGGTGGTGACGCCCCCGGTGCGCGCGTGGTCCGACCTGGCGCGGGCGCTGGAGCAGCCGGGGGTGACGTGGTCGGCACTGGTGACCCGGACGGACGGTGGGTCGGCCGAGACCCTGTACGCCAAGGACGCCGACCGGCCGATGCCCAACGGCTCCTCGTACAAGTTGTATCTGATGCGGGCGCTGGCGGAGGCGGTGGCCACGGGCGCCGTGCGGTGGGACGACGAGGTGACCGTCACACCGGCCCTGCGCAGCCTGCCCACCGGGGACATGCAGGAACTGCCGGACGGCACCCGGGTCCCGGTGCGCGAGACGGCGTACAAGATGATCGCGATGAGCGACAACACCGCCGCCGACCTGATCCAGGACCTGCTCGGCCGGGACGCGGTGGAGCGCGCCGTGGTGGACGGCGGTCACAGCGATCCGGCGCTACTGCGACCGTTCCTGACGAGCCATGAGGTCTTCGAGATCGGCTGGGGCGCCTCTGAGCTGCGGGCCGGGTGGGCGGCTTCGGACGAGGCCGGCCGCAGGCGTCTGCTGGAGCGGATCGCCGGCCCGATCACCGTGCGCGGCTCCGATCTCGGTCCGACCGTGCACCAGTTGGGCCTGGACTGGCACATGAGCGCCTGGGACGTGGCACGGGTCCTGGGCGCACTGGTGGAGGACGGGGTACGGGACGCGAGCGGGGTCGTGAACGCCGTGCTCACGGCATACCCCGGGGTCCCGATCGACTCGGCCCGCTGGCCTCGCGCTGTGTTCAAGGGCGGTTCGTGCCCCGGGGTGATGATGTTCTGCTGGCTGCTCGAGGACGCTGGCGGCGTCCGGTACACAATCGTGCTCCAGCAGTGTGCCGACGACCAGAAGCTGATCGGTGACGGGCAGTTCCTGCGGGGCGTGGGCGGCCGCGTCATCGAATCCAGCCTGCTCTCCGGTACCTCCCGGTGACCGCCAGGGACCGGTCCCTGGCCGTGCTGGTGGCCGTGCTCTGGGGGCTGAACTTCCTCGCGGTGCGGGTCGGCCTCGACCACTTCCCGCCGTTCTTCCTCGCGGCGCTGCGGTATCTGGTGCTGGCCGTGCCGGTCGTCCTGTTCGTGCCGCGCCCCGGGGTGCGGCTGCGCTGGCTTCTCGGGTACGGACTGGGCTTCGGTGTGGCCCAGTTCGGACTGTTGTTCCTCGCCATCGAACAGGGCATGCCGTCGGGTCTGGCGTCCGTGGTGGTGCAGGCGTCGGCGCCGTTCACCGTGCTGCTGGGGGCACTGCTCCTGCGCGAGCGGGTCACCCGGCGGCAGCTGGCCGGAATCGGGCTGGCGGTGGTGGGGATGGCCGTGATCGCCGTGGACCGGGCGCGGACGGCGCCGCTGCTGCCACTGGTGCTGACCGTGCTCGCCGCCTTCGGCTGGGCGGTCGGCAACCTGGCGAGCCGCCAGGCGAAGCCCCGGTATCCCTTGCGTTTCGCGCTGTGGATGGCGGTGGTCCCACCGCTGCCGCTGTTGGCGCTGTCGGCCGTGATGGAGGGACCGGACACGGGATGGCGGGCGTTGGGGTCGGCGTTCGGCCCCGGCGGCTGGCCGAGCCTGGTCGCACTCGTCTACATCGCGGTGCTGGGCAGCGTCGTGGGATCCGGGATCTGGACGGCGCTGCTCAAGCGCTACCCGGCCGGTGTGGTGGCGCCGTTCTCGATGCTGGTGCCGGTGGTCGGTATGGCGGGTGCCTGGCTGGCGTTGCACGAGCGGCCCACGGGGTGGGCGGTGGCCGGTGGGACGGCCGTGGTCGCCGGGGTGCTTCTCGGAACGGGCTGGCTGCCGCGCTTCCTGCGCGGGCGTACGGGCGGTACGGCTGCCCCCCGTCCCCGAGGAGGCGGGGGGCGAACACCGGACAGTCAGCCGGCCGGGGCGACCGGCGCCTCCCAGGAGACCCAGCGTTCCTGAGGGACGAAGCCCATGGCCTCGTTGAGGGCGATCATCGGACGGTTGTCGTCGGCGTTGGCCGTCTCGATCAGCCGTACCCGGGGTTCGTACTCCCGTACATGGGCGAGGTTGGCGAGCTTGAGCAGCAGACCCAGGCGGTGGCCCCGGTGGGCGGACGCCACCACCGTCATGCCCTGGAGGGCGTACTCCGGGTTGCCTGTGGTCTTGGAGGCGCTGGTGAAGCCGGCCAGCTCCCCGGTCTCCTCGTGGACCGCGCCCACATGGTAGGCACGCCGCCCGCGGCCCACCCGCATGCGCTCGTAGCGCCGCACATGACTGGTGCGGATCGCCTCGGGCCGCCGGTCCCAGGTTTCGGGCGGGCTCTCGCCGAGCGACTGGCCGAGTTCGGACACGGCTGTCGCGAACGCGTCGGGCGTGACGGTCCCCCAGCGCTGGAGCCGGTAACCGGCCGGGACCGCGGGGATCCCGTCGGCCAGCGGATCGTGCGCGTCCAGGTCGAGCCACTGGTGGACGCCCTCCGGGCCGTCGGACGGG from Streptomyces sp. NBC_01754 includes:
- a CDS encoding cytochrome P450; this encodes MTQDAASPKVTAAPSYPMERVSPIDPPPPLALLRSGPAASRITMWDGSQVWLVTAHPHVRTVLADRRFTAVTSAPGFPMMTTTSVLVRDKPHTASFIRMDDPDHSRLRSMLTRDFLHGRAESMRPVLREHLDEILGALVKRERPVDLVRGLTIPVPSRVIALLFGVSDEQRELIENRAGILIDRGYRPEQVAAARDQLDGLLHDVVEERMRMPEPGDDLLSRLVVDQVRTGRLTVQEMVPMCRLLLVAGHGTTTSQASLSLLSLVTDQGLADALAKAPELLPRAVEELLRYHSIVQNGLARAALEDVELGDVTIRAGEGVVVSLSAGNRDDAVFPSPDSLDPHRDARRHLAFGHGIHQCLGQWLAKVELEEMLAAVLRWMPGARLAVPFEELDFRHEVSSYGLGALPVTW
- a CDS encoding ferredoxin produces the protein MSTGRLTVAVDTDVCCAMGRCAATEPKVFGQATDSGTVVLLLAEPPAELRESVRLCADLCPCSAITVTED
- a CDS encoding EamA family transporter, which produces MTARDRSLAVLVAVLWGLNFLAVRVGLDHFPPFFLAALRYLVLAVPVVLFVPRPGVRLRWLLGYGLGFGVAQFGLLFLAIEQGMPSGLASVVVQASAPFTVLLGALLLRERVTRRQLAGIGLAVVGMAVIAVDRARTAPLLPLVLTVLAAFGWAVGNLASRQAKPRYPLRFALWMAVVPPLPLLALSAVMEGPDTGWRALGSAFGPGGWPSLVALVYIAVLGSVVGSGIWTALLKRYPAGVVAPFSMLVPVVGMAGAWLALHERPTGWAVAGGTAVVAGVLLGTGWLPRFLRGRTGGTAAPRPRGGGGRTPDSQPAGATGASQETQRS
- a CDS encoding GNAT family N-acetyltransferase; translation: MNNTAEDLRFVPLDAGDTGTLDAWLRLTTDSAEDVPPSAAPPCAADLVGSVRFAPPDTTLAGEVAFLGGQAVGALRLVLPDGAPVAAVDQLLTARKERRQGIGTALFRRAHALAGQHGRTLLVADLVQALPGGPPRDTGPAAFAAALGATPSDGPEGVHQWLDLDAHDPLADGIPAVPAGYRLQRWGTVTPDAFATAVSELGQSLGESPPETWDRRPEAIRTSHVRRYERMRVGRGRRAYHVGAVHEETGELAGFTSASKTTGNPEYALQGMTVVASAHRGHRLGLLLKLANLAHVREYEPRVRLIETANADDNRPMIALNEAMGFVPQERWVSWEAPVAPAG
- a CDS encoding serine hydrolase, translating into MIDLPGSDASVRPNAQAVLDADDTTLGRRTHWAVELLTTPETPRDEDLSGNFVPAFLARHPQGFAATLEQWRGQGRFTVTDYQPVAHKSWVTLEGPTGSRSTLSLTLDSTGLIRVLHLGPEVVTPPVRAWSDLARALEQPGVTWSALVTRTDGGSAETLYAKDADRPMPNGSSYKLYLMRALAEAVATGAVRWDDEVTVTPALRSLPTGDMQELPDGTRVPVRETAYKMIAMSDNTAADLIQDLLGRDAVERAVVDGGHSDPALLRPFLTSHEVFEIGWGASELRAGWAASDEAGRRRLLERIAGPITVRGSDLGPTVHQLGLDWHMSAWDVARVLGALVEDGVRDASGVVNAVLTAYPGVPIDSARWPRAVFKGGSCPGVMMFCWLLEDAGGVRYTIVLQQCADDQKLIGDGQFLRGVGGRVIESSLLSGTSR